A stretch of DNA from Parvularcula bermudensis HTCC2503:
CGGGATCGGCACTTTCTCCCTGCCCTTGGCGGCGACCGGCGCACGGGTCCTCGCCGCCGAGGGCGCCCCCGATGCCGTCAGCGCTCTCAGGACGGGCGCGGCCAGCGCTGGACTCGCCGTCGATGTGCTGCGACGCGACCTGTTCACCGATCCGATTGCGGCCGAGGATCTTGCTGCCTTTGAGGCCGTGGTGTTCGATCCCCCCCGGGCCGGGGCGGCGGCCCAGGCCGCGGCGATTGCCGAGGCGGGGGTGCCCCTGGTCGCCGCCGTCTCGTGCCAGCCGGGTACCCTGGCCCGTGACCTGAGGGCGTTCAGCGCGGCCTATGACCTCACTGCCCTGACGGTGGTGGATCAGTTTCTCTGGTCGGGCCATATTGAAGTGGTGGCGATTTTACGCCGCCGACATGTCAACTCGTCCTAATGCGTGGTTTCCCATGACAGATCGCCCTTCGCCGATACGCAATGGTCTCCGCCTCGCTCAGTATAGCGTGGGGCAGTCGGCAAAGGTCGGGTGGTACACCGCGCAATATCTTGCCTCCCGCCACGCCGCCGGGCCCTTTACTTCACCGGGAAGGGTGCCGCGACCTTACCGGGCGCGTCCCGCCCCCCCGCGCGAGGTGCGTCGCGCCTTTTTCCGTCTCTTTGCGGAAGAAGCGGCGGATATTGCGGCGGGACGGTATCGCGTGCCCGCCGACCTGCGGACCCCGCCCGACCTTAGGGCTCTGCTCGCCCAAGCGCGACGGTATTATGAGGAAGCCGGGACAATTTCGCGGCGCGCCCATCGCCGGGGCGGTGCGGTCGAGACCCGCAAAATCGCGCCGGCCGGGCTTCCGTCCTATTACGTTCAAAATTTTCACTTCCAAAGCGATGGGTGGCTGAGCGACCCATCGGCGGAAATCTACGACACCCAGGTGGAGAGCCTTTTCACCGGGGCGGCCGATACCATGCGGCGCCGGGGGCTGCCGCTCCTGCTCGATGAAATCGATCGCGTGGCCGGTGAAGAGGGTCGCGCGCCGGTCCTCGTCGACATTGGCTGCGGCACCGGGCGATTACTCGCTGACTGCCTGGTCAATCGGCCCCATGTCGATGCCTTCGGACTCGATCTGTCCACCGCCTATTTGCGCGTGGCGCGGAACCATGTGGGCAGGGATCGCGCGGCATTTATTCAGGCCCCGGCGGAACAATTACCCTTCGCCGATCACAGTGTCGATATTTTATTCAGTGTCTATCTCTTTCACGAACTCCCCGCGAAGGTCAGAGAAAGAGTGGCCGCCGAATTTTCCCGCGTCCTGAAGCCGGGCGGCTATTATTTACATATCGACAGCGTACAATATGGCGATACGGCCATGGATATCATGCTCGAGGGATTTCCGCGCGCCGTGCATGAACCCTATTATGACGCCTACTGCCGTCAGGATCTCGACGCGCTATTTGCTTCCGGGGGCTTTGCGCGGGTCGAAGGCGATGAACGCATCGCCTTCTTGACCAAGGTCACGCCGTATCGTCGGTGTGAAGCCTGATGGCGACATTCGCCTTGGCGACGGGCTTTCCCGCATCGCTCTGAAATCCTGTGAGCTCCAGAAAGACCAATCGCGTCCCCCGCTGGATCACGACGGCACGGCCGAGCAGGTCTTCGCCCTTGGCGGGCCTTAGAAAATCACAGTGGACGCTGACGGGTTTGGCGGTGATCGTCGGGCCCCCTCTGCCGCGTATCTCGGCGAGGGCGCAGACCTGGAGGAAACTCGACACCACCCCGCCATGAATCGCGCGGATGGCGGGGTTGCCGATATGATGTTCAGCAAAACTCAGCCGGTAAAGGAGCCCATCATCGTCAATACTGGCGCTAAAGGCGAGCCATTGCAGCACCGATGACCGGTCCCGCCAGTCATCGATGCGAGCGATCGCGGCGTCATTGGCAGGCGGGAAGAAATCGTCCGTCATAGGCGGGATCCCTTGGCTTTTGAGGCTTTGCGGCTTGTCCCCACCATAAAGGTCCCATCTGCTTGCGCGATGGCCCGGCCATCGGCGGCGGTGACGAGACCCTGACAAAACGCGACCTGGTCGATGATCGAGGGGCACTGCGATCGGAACCGGAGCACCTCGCCCGGCTGCGCGTCGCCGAAGAAATCGGTTTTGAGATTGATCGTTGCGAGGGTCTCGAATTTGTCCATCGCGGTCCAGGCCGTCATGGCCAGGATGGTGTCGAGCAGGATGGTGTAGAGCCCGCCAAACACAGGGCCGTCATCGGCAAAGACCTCGGGCATGGTGGCGTCGACCTCAAGCAAGCCGCGGCTAAAGGTGACCGGGGTGACGGGAATGGTTCTGAGCAATTCGTGCTCGGTTTGGGCGTGCTTATAGAAGCCCTGGAGGGCCCACATCACCCCTTCATTGATACGTGTGTTCTCGTCTTTGTCGCTGGTGTCGGTCACGTCGTGCCTTTCAGCTTTTCTTCCTCATATTGAATACCCCAACCGATGAGTTGACGCCAAAGCGCCTCGACCAGAGGGGCCGGCAGATCGGTGCCGTCCGCCCGCTCGACCACGCGGTCGATCACCTGTTGGATCCGCCATGGCACCGTCGCCTCGGCCGGATTGGTCTTCAATTGCCAGGCCCGATCGACATAGGTCCAGCGCTCGGCCAAGAGATCCACGAGCGCATCGTCGAGCCGGTCAATTTCGGCGCGGACAGCCGTCATATCGGCGCAATCGGCGGGTTTGGTCATCGGTCTTCCTCTGTCTTGACTCGGGCACCGGCCTCTAGGGTCCGATGTACCGGGCATTTATCGGCTATTTCGAGCAGTCTCCCGCGTGCCTCATCGGACAAGTCGCCGTCCAGTCGGATCCGTCGGGTGAACTCATCGATCTTTTGCATGGGACCTTCATCGGGGTCAGCTTCTTTGGCGTGCACCTTGGCATGGGACACGACACAGCTCGCCCGTTCGAGGGGAAGCTGCTTACGCTCAGCATACATTCTGAGGGTCATCACCGTGCAAGTGCCAAGGGCGGTGGCGAGAAAGTCATAAGGGGAGGGGCCGCTGTCCAACCCGCCCATCGCTGTCGGCTCGTCGGCGATCAGGCGATGGGCGCCGACCTGCACAAAACACTGGAATTGACCGAGGGCCGTTTCCTTGACGACCACATTATTGGCAGCGGCGGTCTTCTCGTCTTTTGCGGGGGCTTTAGGGAGATAGCGGCGCGCCCAGGCGGCGATAACGCCGGCGACATAGGCGCTATCGGCCTTTTGGCTGAGAAGGTGATCGGCTTGATCGAGGCTGACAAAGCTCTTGGGGTGCTTTGCGGCAATGAAAAGATCCGTCGCGTTGTCGATCCCGACGACCTGATCGATGGGGCTGTGCATGACGAGGAGGGCCGCATCCAGCGCCGCCGCCGCAGCGGGGATATCATGGCGTCCCAAATCGTCGACGAACTGTTTCTCGATGGTGAAGACCCGATCCGCGAG
This window harbors:
- a CDS encoding class I SAM-dependent methyltransferase, giving the protein MTDRPSPIRNGLRLAQYSVGQSAKVGWYTAQYLASRHAAGPFTSPGRVPRPYRARPAPPREVRRAFFRLFAEEAADIAAGRYRVPADLRTPPDLRALLAQARRYYEEAGTISRRAHRRGGAVETRKIAPAGLPSYYVQNFHFQSDGWLSDPSAEIYDTQVESLFTGAADTMRRRGLPLLLDEIDRVAGEEGRAPVLVDIGCGTGRLLADCLVNRPHVDAFGLDLSTAYLRVARNHVGRDRAAFIQAPAEQLPFADHSVDILFSVYLFHELPAKVRERVAAEFSRVLKPGGYYLHIDSVQYGDTAMDIMLEGFPRAVHEPYYDAYCRQDLDALFASGGFARVEGDERIAFLTKVTPYRRCEA
- a CDS encoding PaaI family thioesterase gives rise to the protein MTDDFFPPANDAAIARIDDWRDRSSVLQWLAFSASIDDDGLLYRLSFAEHHIGNPAIRAIHGGVVSSFLQVCALAEIRGRGGPTITAKPVSVHCDFLRPAKGEDLLGRAVVIQRGTRLVFLELTGFQSDAGKPVAKANVAIRLHTDDTA
- a CDS encoding PaaI family thioesterase; the protein is MTDTSDKDENTRINEGVMWALQGFYKHAQTEHELLRTIPVTPVTFSRGLLEVDATMPEVFADDGPVFGGLYTILLDTILAMTAWTAMDKFETLATINLKTDFFGDAQPGEVLRFRSQCPSIIDQVAFCQGLVTAADGRAIAQADGTFMVGTSRKASKAKGSRL
- a CDS encoding chorismate mutase produces the protein MTKPADCADMTAVRAEIDRLDDALVDLLAERWTYVDRAWQLKTNPAEATVPWRIQQVIDRVVERADGTDLPAPLVEALWRQLIGWGIQYEEEKLKGTT
- a CDS encoding alpha/beta fold hydrolase, whose translation is MSIRPIRTTFTGATGAQLSARIDLPAGTIEGFALFAHCFTCSKDIFAARNIAQALTAQGIGVMRFDFTGLGESEGEFGRTSFSLNLDDLTRAADFLREAYQAPSLLIGHSLGGAAVLAVRPRIPEVKAVVTINAPASVEHVAGHFGDKLATIIAEGQADVSLADRVFTIEKQFVDDLGRHDIPAAAAALDAALLVMHSPIDQVVGIDNATDLFIAAKHPKSFVSLDQADHLLSQKADSAYVAGVIAAWARRYLPKAPAKDEKTAAANNVVVKETALGQFQCFVQVGAHRLIADEPTAMGGLDSGPSPYDFLATALGTCTVMTLRMYAERKQLPLERASCVVSHAKVHAKEADPDEGPMQKIDEFTRRIRLDGDLSDEARGRLLEIADKCPVHRTLEAGARVKTEEDR